A genome region from Nicotiana tabacum cultivar K326 chromosome 13, ASM71507v2, whole genome shotgun sequence includes the following:
- the LOC107819358 gene encoding uncharacterized protein LOC107819358 isoform X3, which produces MKKKSEKKPRVLCLHGHGASGEILKKEMELGWPQIVLEKLDLVFLNGPFLLQDKVDSHDIFHPPYYEWFQKGAIVTATMPGMQRERVVLTKIPNIKFVIIISGFKFGAPEFGCPKLAANAYSSPIECPSLHFIGEKETKKTSEEELVKCFVNPVVIHHPEGHKVPNLDAESVKTVIAFINKVKKIKMALQGNSKM; this is translated from the exons atgaaaaaaaaatcagaaaagaagCCTCGAGTTCTCTGTCTCCATGGCCATGGAGCCAGTGgtgaaatattgaagaaagaaATGGAACTTGGTTGGCCACAAATTGTACTTGAAAAGCTAGATCTTGTGTTCTTGAATGGGCCTTTTCTACTTCAAGACAAAGTCGACTCTCATGACATTTTTCATCCACCTTACTATGAATGGTTCCAAAAG GGAGCAATTGTAACTGCAACAATGCCTGGAATGCAAAGGGAAAGAGTGGTTCTGACAAAAATACCAAATATAAAATTTGTGATCATAATATCAGGGTTCAAGTTTGGAGCGCCCGAATTTGGATGCCCTAAACTTGCTGCTAATGCATATTCATCTCCAATCGAGTGCCCATCTCTGCACTTCATAG GTGAGAAGGAAACCAAAAAGACAAGCGAAGAAGAACTTGTGAAGTGCTTCGTTAATCCTGTTGTGATTCATCACCCAGAGGGGCACAAAGTACCAAATCTAG ATGCTGAAAGCGTGAAAACTGTGATAGCATTTATCAACAAGGTCAAGAAAATCAAGATGGCATTGCAGGGAAACTCAAAGATGTAA
- the LOC107819358 gene encoding dihydrofolate reductase isoform X1 translates to MKKKSEKKPRVLCLHGHGASGEILKKEMELGWPQIVLEKLDLVFLNGPFLLQDKVDSHDIFHPPYYEWFQKDSKEIYHFEECVQYVEANMEKYGPFDGVLGFSQATIVTATMPGMQRERVVLTKIPNIKFVIIISGFKFGAPEFGCPKLAANAYSSPIECPSLHFIGEKETKKTSEEELVKCFVNPVVIHHPEGHKVPNLDAESVKTVIAFINKVKKIKMALQGNSKM, encoded by the exons atgaaaaaaaaatcagaaaagaagCCTCGAGTTCTCTGTCTCCATGGCCATGGAGCCAGTGgtgaaatattgaagaaagaaATGGAACTTGGTTGGCCACAAATTGTACTTGAAAAGCTAGATCTTGTGTTCTTGAATGGGCCTTTTCTACTTCAAGACAAAGTCGACTCTCATGACATTTTTCATCCACCTTACTATGAATGGTTCCAAAAG GACTCCAAAGAAATTTACCATTTTGAGGAATGTGTTCAATATGTAGAAGCTAACATGGAGAAGTATGGACCATTTGATGGTGTTTTAGGTTTCTCTCAGGCAA CAATTGTAACTGCAACAATGCCTGGAATGCAAAGGGAAAGAGTGGTTCTGACAAAAATACCAAATATAAAATTTGTGATCATAATATCAGGGTTCAAGTTTGGAGCGCCCGAATTTGGATGCCCTAAACTTGCTGCTAATGCATATTCATCTCCAATCGAGTGCCCATCTCTGCACTTCATAG GTGAGAAGGAAACCAAAAAGACAAGCGAAGAAGAACTTGTGAAGTGCTTCGTTAATCCTGTTGTGATTCATCACCCAGAGGGGCACAAAGTACCAAATCTAG ATGCTGAAAGCGTGAAAACTGTGATAGCATTTATCAACAAGGTCAAGAAAATCAAGATGGCATTGCAGGGAAACTCAAAGATGTAA
- the LOC107819354 gene encoding uncharacterized protein LOC107819354, with translation MHNVSHDLLSGVPFHLSARSIREDLRERFDKVNSSRMYYLHKEIFTLTQGTSSVSAYYSKLKDLWDEYDSIIPAPPCDCEKSKKHLAHLQYQRLWQFLIGLNDGYSQARSQILMKSKAPSMNQAYAMILQDKSQRIIAGSHTVPIESMEPTTLFTSWNNTQKQRRNYNVECDFYHMKGHTREGCYKLRKCDYCNMKGHLKENCYKIIGYPADFKSKKKGASISGHLAKTEVQSVQQPTMPQPHVVTPDQYNKILQKINNKKSFFSESSAHMAGTSFPSVHMAGTSYYIPTKESSWIMDTGATNHMISNNQLLLNGIEIGSSGQVQMPTGETARITHVRDCDMPGGELLKDVLCVPNFKFNLLSVSKVTKDLNCCAVFYPDFFVFQELFSGRLKAIGRENDGLYVLKTRSRNDFHTHSKSMAVQNITDSEIWHKRLGHVPMLDKLGLLFKHILANLLNLFNCYIWMSWVLITLLLMMFGKHIKMVRYDNGAEFFNLLVDIYSIPMGLYTKGHVHTHLSKMEWSNESTDISLRQLGPSSSKKLRVIGCLGYASTLSKQDKFSPRAIKSVLLGYGVFQKGYKLYDLETHKAVDTCQLSTDDVTIHVHPDPVAPNSHDEAGHPAPVSPTSYDEASQPSTEATQPLHSSNNEATLPDSVPTSQSSSQEVVPAPPTELRKSNRTSKPPIWMKDFVIPDKFSAEVEPTTYAQAAKDPRWVEAMQLEIKALEDNNTSKVVPLPEGRKAIGCKWVYKIKYKATGEVERFKARLVAKGYSLHEGLDYEETLSLVVKMVTVRAVISIAAIKHWNIH, from the exons ATGCACAATGTAAGTCATGATTTGCTAAGTGGTGTTCCGTTTCACTTAAGTGCTCGGTCAATAAGGGAAGATCTTCGTGAGAGGTTTGATAAAGTGAATTCTTCACGAATGTATTATCTTCATAAAGAAATTTTTACCCTAACTCAGGGAACATCATCAGTATCGGCGTATTATTCAAAGTTGAAGGATTTATGGGATGAATATGACTCAATTATTCCAGCTCCTCCTTGTGActgtgaaaaatcaaaaaaacatCTTGCGCATCTACAGTATCAACGTCTTTGGCAGTTTTTGATAGGCTTGAATGATGGTTATAGTCAAGCTCGAAGCCAAATATTAATGAAGAGTAAAGCACCTTCTATGAATCAGGCCTATGCCATGATTTTGCAAGATAAAAGCCAAAGAATTATTGCTGGTAGTCATACTGTTCCTATTGAGTCTATGGAACCAACAACCTTGTTCACTTCGTGGAATAACACTCAGAAGCAACGAAGAAACTATAATGTCGAATGTGATTTTTATCACATGAAGGGCCACACTAGAGAAGGTTGCtacaaacttaggaagtgtgaCTATTGTAACATGAAAGGTCATCTCAAGGAGAATTGCTATAAGATCATAGGTTATCCGGCTGATTTTAAATCAAAGAAGAAAGGGGCTTCCATCAGTGGTCACTTGGCTAAGACAGAAGTACAGTCAGTACAACAACCAACAATGCCACAACCTCATGTGGTTACACCTGATCAGTATAATAAGATTTTGCaaaagataaacaacaagaaGTCATTTTTTTCAGAATCTAGTGCTCATATGGCAGGTACATCTTTTCCTAGTGTACATATGGCAGGTACTTCCTATTATATTCCTACAAAGGAATCTAGTTGGATAATGGATACTGGTGCTACTAATCACATGATTAGCAATAACCAATTGTTGTTAAATGGTATTGAAATAGGAAGTTCAGGACAGGTTCAAATGCCAACTGGAGAGACTGCTAGAATTACTCATGTTAGGGATTGTGATATGCCTGGAGGTGAACTACTTAAGGATGTATTATGTGTGCCCAATTTTAAATTCAATCTTCTGTCAGTTTCAAAAGTGACAAAGGATTTGAATTGTTGTGCAGTATTTTATCCAGACTTCTTTGTATTTCAGGAGCTCTTCAGTGGGAGGCTGAAGGCGATTGGTAGAGAAAATGATGGGCTATATGTGTTGAAGACAAGGTCCAGGAATGATTTTCACACTCATAGCAAATCTATGGCAGTACAAAATATTACAGACTCAGAGATTTGGCATAAACGACTAGGCCATGTTCCTATG CTAGACAAACTAGGATTGCTTTTCAAACACATACTAGCAAATCTACTGAACCTTTTCAATTGCTACATATGGATGTCTTGGGTCCTTATAACATTGCTACTTATGATG TTTGGAAAGCATATCAAAATGGTTAGGTATGATAATGGTGCAGAGTTCTTTAACTTACTTGTGGATATCTATTCAATACCTATGGGATTATACACCAAAGGTCATGTCCATACACACCTCAGCAAAATGGAGTGGTCGAACGAAAGCACAGACATATCCTTGAGACAGCTAGGGCCATCAAGTTCCAAGAAG CTAAGAGTAATAGGATGCTTAGGTTATGCCTCCACTCTATCCAAGCAAGATAAGTTCAGTCCCAGGGCTATTAAGTCAGTCCTACTTGGCTATGGTGTTTTTCAAAAGGGCTATAAACTCTATGATCTTGAGACACACAAG GCAGTTGATACTTGCCAATTATCTACAGATGATGTCACTATTCATGTCCATCCTGATCCAGTTGCTCCAAATTCACATGATGAGGCTGGTCATCCTGCTCCAGTTTCTCCAACTTCATATGATGAGGCTAGTCAGCCATCCACAGAAGCCACACAGCCTCTTCATTCCTCTAATAACGAGGCAACACTTCCTGATTCAGTTCCTACTTCACAATCATCTTCACAAGAGGTTGTACCAGCACCACCTACAGAACTTCGCAAATCTAACAGAACTTCCAAGCCTCCTATATGGATGAAAGATTTTGTTATCCCTGACAA ATTTTCAGCAGAAGTTGAACCCACAACTTATGCTCAAGCAGCTAAGGATCCTCGCTGGGTTGAGGCTATGCAACTTGAAATCAAGGCTTTAGAGGATAATAACACCTCGAAAGTGGTTCCTTTACCAGAAGGCAGAAAGGCCATCGGATGCAAGTGGGtatataaaatcaaatacaaggctACTGgggaagttgaaagattcaagGCTCGATTAGTAGCTAAAGGTTACAGCCTGCATGAGGGTCTTGATTATGAAGAGACATTATCCCTTGTCGTTAAAATGGTGACTGTACGAGCTGTTATTTCTATAGCTGCTATCAAGCATTGGAATATCCATTAA
- the LOC107819358 gene encoding dihydrofolate reductase isoform X2 yields the protein MKKKSEKKPRVLCLHGHGASGEILKKEMELGWPQIVLEKLDLVFLNGPFLLQDKVDSHDIFHPPYYEWFQKDSKEIYHFEECVQYVEANMEKYGPFDGVLGFSQGAIVTATMPGMQRERVVLTKIPNIKFVIIISGFKFGAPEFGCPKLAANAYSSPIECPSLHFIGEKETKKTSEEELVKCFVNPVVIHHPEGHKVPNLDAESVKTVIAFINKVKKIKMALQGNSKM from the exons atgaaaaaaaaatcagaaaagaagCCTCGAGTTCTCTGTCTCCATGGCCATGGAGCCAGTGgtgaaatattgaagaaagaaATGGAACTTGGTTGGCCACAAATTGTACTTGAAAAGCTAGATCTTGTGTTCTTGAATGGGCCTTTTCTACTTCAAGACAAAGTCGACTCTCATGACATTTTTCATCCACCTTACTATGAATGGTTCCAAAAG GACTCCAAAGAAATTTACCATTTTGAGGAATGTGTTCAATATGTAGAAGCTAACATGGAGAAGTATGGACCATTTGATGGTGTTTTAGGTTTCTCTCAG GGAGCAATTGTAACTGCAACAATGCCTGGAATGCAAAGGGAAAGAGTGGTTCTGACAAAAATACCAAATATAAAATTTGTGATCATAATATCAGGGTTCAAGTTTGGAGCGCCCGAATTTGGATGCCCTAAACTTGCTGCTAATGCATATTCATCTCCAATCGAGTGCCCATCTCTGCACTTCATAG GTGAGAAGGAAACCAAAAAGACAAGCGAAGAAGAACTTGTGAAGTGCTTCGTTAATCCTGTTGTGATTCATCACCCAGAGGGGCACAAAGTACCAAATCTAG ATGCTGAAAGCGTGAAAACTGTGATAGCATTTATCAACAAGGTCAAGAAAATCAAGATGGCATTGCAGGGAAACTCAAAGATGTAA